A stretch of DNA from Catenulispora acidiphila DSM 44928:
GCGATGTCCCGGGCGTGCACCACGTACCAGCGCGTCCGGACCACGTCGTGCAGCCCGAACCCGGCCTGTTCCAGCGCCTTGCGGGCGATCTCCAGCGAGACCTTCATCTGGGCGTACGGGTCCCCGTTGCCCTGCACCTGGCCGTCGACGGTCGCCGTGCACCCCGCTACCCACGCGTGAGGGCCGGCGACGACCAACCGGGAGTAGCCGTACTCGTTCTCCCACTGCCCGTCGGAGCCGATCCGCTGGATGCTGCTCATATCTCACGCACTCCTGGTGAGTTCGAG
This window harbors:
- a CDS encoding RidA family protein; this encodes MSSIQRIGSDGQWENEYGYSRLVVAGPHAWVAGCTATVDGQVQGNGDPYAQMKVSLEIARKALEQAGFGLHDVVRTRWYVVHARDIAEVGRAHGEVFAEGRPAATALVVSGLIDPGMLVEVELDAYRGESA